The window GAGAAGCTGTCGTGGCACCGGCTTCAGGACAGCGTGCAGCTGATGCAGGCGTTGAACAACCTCATCAGACGGACGGACCACCCAGGCTCTTCCGAACGGCAGGTCGACGAGGTGCCAGCCGAAGGAGGCGGGAGGAGACAGATGCAGCCCTCTGACGACGCGCTCTACACCACGTTCGACCGTAGCGCGGCCAAGGATGCGGCCGGCGTGATAGATCAGACAGGCGCCACGCGGCATCTCGGCGCGACGCGGTTGGACCCAGGGCTGCCAGCCTTCCCCCTCGCACTCCAGCACGACCGCGCCGGAGAACTTGCCGGGCTCGCCGATCGAATGTTCGATGACCGGATCGAGGACGATATCAACAACACGAAGCCGAAGGACTGCTGAGGGATCATCAGTCTGGTGGAACCTTTTCTTGAGAAACCGGATACCACCCATGTGCTGGAGCGCCGGAATCAGCACGGGCAAGGGCACCTCGGCATTGCTGTACGTTGTCCGTTGCTGCCAGCTCGGATGGCCCACCAGGTCCCCGTCATCGAAACGCAGGGTGAGGCTCCAGTCGGTGATGGTCCCATCGCCGCCGCACGCGTGTACCGCGGCCCGGATTTGAGACACCCGGCTGGGCTTCTTCAGGCGGCCAAGGGTAGCTCGGCGCACGACGGCTGATCAACCCGAAGTTGGTCGGCGCGCACCTGGGCCGGAGTGCGGTGTCCATGCCGGGCGACGAGCCAGGTTTCGTTGTAGTGGCGGGCGAACTCGACCAGAGCGCGGCGCAGCTCCTCGATGGTGTCGAAGGTGTGGACCCAGAGGAAGTTCTCCTTGAGCGTCCGGATGAAGCGCTCGGCCACGCCGTTGCCCTCCGGCTCGCGCACAAAGGACGGTGAACTGGTGATGCCCAGGCATGTGATCTCGGCTTGGAAGTCGCCGGACATGTGGTTCGAGCCGTGATCGTGGCGCAGCTTCAGCCCGGTCGCGACGCCCGGGCCGATGGCGCCGAAGTGGCGCAGCACGCCTTGGCGGACCGGCTCCAGGGCCTCGAAGCGGTTGCCGCTTTTCGAGGCGTGAATGCCGACTACCTCGGAGTTGGCGTGATCGACCGCGATGAAGACGCGCGCCACGCCCTCGGCCACGGTGATCGTCTCGCTCATGTCGGTGCCCCACATCGTGTTCACCGTCTCGGTGACGATGGTGCCGTCGTGCGCCCGTGCGCGCCGCCGCCCGACCCGATGCGGCGCCAGCAGCCCGTGTGCGCCCATCAGCCGCCTTACCCGGCGGGCCGAGGTGCGGATCCCCGCAAAGCGCAGACGCGCCCAGATCTTGCGATATCCCTCGCCATGGAAGCGCGAGACGAGGATCTGCTGGCGGATGTGCTCGACCAACTCGGCATCCGAGCAGGGGCCGAGCGGACCTCGGCGCCCGGGCATCGGTGCCGGGCCGACCGCCCGGTGGCGATACACAGTGGCGCGGGATACCCGCCACGTCCGAGCAACCCGGGCCAGACCGTAGGGGCGACCGGTGGAGGGCGAGGTGGTCCGGCTCATCGCCTCGGCCTCCGTCGGGCCAAAGGGCGTTTGCCCTCCAGGGCGGCGATCTTTTCCTCCAGCAGCTCGTTGGCCATCGTGATCTCGCCGACCTTGGCCTTCAGGCGCGCGATCTCCTCATCGCGCTCGTCGCGTTCGCGTTCCTTCATGGCGGACGCGGCCGCCGCCAGGGCGCGCTCGCGCCACTCCGACAGGCGCGCCACCGTGACGTTCAGCTCGCGGGCGACCACCTCCAGCGGTTCGCCGCGCAGCAGGCGCGTGACCGCCGCCACCTTGCGCGCCGCGGAGAAGCGTTGGGGCGTGCTGGCGTCCGCGCCCGAGGGGGCGCCTGAGCCAGCGTGGTGGGCGCGCTCCGGCGCCCCCTCGGGCTTACCCCCCTGTTCCTTGTCCATCTCAATGACCTCCGGTTGCGGTTCAATCTACCGCAGCCGGGTGTCTCATCGAACCGTACCGCGCCCCACATTGTCTTCCGCTGATCAGTGGAGAAATTTTATTCCATGGCCATATGAATAAATTTCCCCCCTCTTATCATGTGACAACATTCACTGCTGCACGTCGGTGTGGCATGGAATATTTTTCCAGAACAGCAATTTCTCCTGCATCATTCTGATGCAGCATACATTAATATGCGCGGCAATCTCTATCCTGTTGCACAATACAATCATGGATCGGATCGCCCATTTCCTGCTCGTGCACGATCAGCCTCTGGTAACCGACACCCTGTCCGTCCTGCTGACCAATCTCACCGGCGGCGCCCGGATCAGTCTGCTGTCGGACATGCCGTCCCTGCTGCGCAGTAGCCTTCCGGAGCGGGCAGCGGTGATCGGCGAGCTCCGCTTGCTGGATGCTGATCCACTTTCGATGGTCCACCAGCTCATGGACCGGGCGCCGGACCTGCGGATCGTCCTCACCTTCTCGAGCGCACCGCCGCAACTGCTGCAGGCCTTGCTCGCCGCCGGCCTATACGGCTTAATCCCCAATGATCTGAACGGGCGGGCGACGCGGGCGGCTTTGTCGTTGGTCCTGATGGGCGAGCGCTTCATTCCCGCCGCCATCCTCAAGGCTGGGCGTCCTGGAGCCACCGTTCCTCCCGACGCTCACCGCAATCCGTGTGGTCAGCGGCTCGACCACGCTTTGAGCCGGCGCGAGCAGGCCATCCTGCGGATGGCCTCAGAGGGGTTGGCAAACCGGATGATCGCCGGGCACCTGACGATCAGTGAGAAGACCGTCAAGGCCCACCTCTCTAGCGCCTACCGCAAGCTTGGCATCCGTAACCGGCTGCAGGCGGCCTGCCTCCTGCGCGACGACATACGCTGAGGCTGGTCCTGACCGCGGCACAATGCAGCCTTACGTCATGCCCTTATCTTGAGATGATCGTCGGTATAGCGCCACCACTGGGGGCTGATCCTGTTTCTGGTTCACGGCTAGGGTTTTCCAAATCTCCGAACATTCACAGGAATGGGAGTCGGTCGATGGTACAGCAACCGGATCAGGGCCAGGGCGGGCCGCCCTACAAAGATGTCCAGCTCTCCGCCATGGTGTCCAATCATGTCCGGCGGGCGGTGCGGTTGCGCGCCGCGCTGGAGGGCATCACGGTGCGCTGCCTGCTACTCCGCCTTATCCGACAGGCCGGTATCGCCGAGATCGACGAGGGCGAACTGGTCGACCGCAGGGCCGCCGGCGACACCAGGCTCCAGCCCTTAACATGATCGTCCGCCGCAGGAAGACACAGCCGGCGGGTCGACTGTCGACACAGGCGCCGCTGTTCTTGCTGCTGATGGTGCTGCCGCTGCTCGGCTTCAGCCTCTACAGCGAGCTGTCCCACATGGCCGAGCGCGAAGCGGCGCTGCATGACGAGGCCAGGCGGTGGCTGAGCGTTATCGAGGACGAGGAGGCACATGTCTTCACCGAGACCGATCGTCTGCTTGATCTGCTGATCGACAGCGGTACCGCCGCCCTGGCGCCGGATGCCTGCATGGCGACTCTGGCCCGCCAAGCCGGGCGTTACCCGAACTATCTCACGGTCACCATCACCGGCGCCGACGGCGTCATCCGCTGCGCCTCCACATCCGCGGCCCTCGGCTTCTCCATCGCCGATCGGCCGACCTTTCTCCATGTCCGCGACAAGGGCGGCGGCATCACCGGCGTCAGCGCGCCGTCGCGCTATTCGGGCAAGCTGATGATCCCGCTGGTGAAGCGCTATGACGATGCCGGCGGCCGCTTTGCCGGTGCCGTCACCGGCCTCATCGACGTCGGCTGGCTCGAGGATCTGATCCAGCGCAAGCCGCTGCCCCCCGACACCAGCCTGCTGATCGCCGACCGGGCCGGCGTCGTCTTCGCACGCGCCCCCCATGATGGCGGGCGGCGCAGCCTGCTGCCCGAGCATCTGCGTCCTCTGCTCATCGCCGCCCAGCCGGGGGTTGGGGAGATCCGCGAGGGGCAGCGACGGCTGATCACCGCCTGGTCGCCCTTCGGCAACGGGCTGAAGGACACGCTGACGATCCTCAGCATTGACCGCGACGTCCGCATGGCGCCGATCTCCCGGGCCGCCTTGAGGTCCGTACTGCTGTCTGCGGCGGTGGTGTTGGGCGCGGTCGCCGCCTCCGGCCTAGCGCTACACCGTTATCTGCGCTACCGCGAGCGGGTCGAGCAAGCCTTGCGGCGGGCACAGGAGCATCTCAGCTTGGTGCTGTCCTCGGTGGAGGCTGGCGTGTGGGAGTGGGATGTCCGCACCGACCAAGTGACTTGGTCAACCGGCCTCTACCGTCTGTTCGGCGTTGATAACGGTTTCACGCCCAGCTTCACCTCCTGGCTGGAGCGGCTGCCGGCGGACGAGCAGACCGCGATGCACGGGCTGATCCAGGACCTGTTCTCCCGGAGGCAGACGGAGTACCGGCTCGAGCACCGGATCCTGCGGTCCAATGGGGAGGCCTGCTGGCTGCTCAGCCTGGGCCGGGTGTTCTACGGCCACGGCGGCGAGGCGGAGCGGATGGTCGGACTGACGGTGGACGTCACCCGGAGCAAAAAGGCCGAGCAGGCCCTGCGGCAGAGCGAGGAGCACTACCGCAGCCTGGTGGAGTCGCAGACCGACATCGTGGTGCGCCTGGATACCCAGGGCCGCTATACCTTCGTCAACGACACGGCCTGCCGCGTTTTCGGCCGACCGTATGATGAATTGATCGGGTCACACTGGCAGGAGTTTACGGTCGACGAGGATGTCGAATCTGTCAAAGTAGCGATCGGCCGCATGGAACAAGACCCTTCTTGCCGTGTGGTGGTCGAAGCACGGGTCCGAGCAGGCAGAGTGACTCGTTGGTATTTGTGGGAGGGTGGGCAAACCTTTGACGAGCAAGGGCGCTTCACTGAACTCCAGGCGGTGGGGCGCGACATCACCGACCGCAAGCTGATGGAGGAGCGGCTGTGCCTCGCCAAAAAGGAGGCCGAGTTGGCTGCCAGTTCGAAGTCGCGCTTCCTCGCCGCCGCCAGCCACGACCTGCGCCAACCGATGCAGTCTCTGATACTGTTCGCCGCGGCGCTGCACCGGCATGTCGACGCGCAGGGACAGGAACAGCTCGACCATCTCGAACGCAGCCTGGAAGCTCTGAAGGGCCT of the Azospirillum thermophilum genome contains:
- a CDS encoding response regulator transcription factor; translation: MDRIAHFLLVHDQPLVTDTLSVLLTNLTGGARISLLSDMPSLLRSSLPERAAVIGELRLLDADPLSMVHQLMDRAPDLRIVLTFSSAPPQLLQALLAAGLYGLIPNDLNGRATRAALSLVLMGERFIPAAILKAGRPGATVPPDAHRNPCGQRLDHALSRREQAILRMASEGLANRMIAGHLTISEKTVKAHLSSAYRKLGIRNRLQAACLLRDDIR
- a CDS encoding ATP-binding protein, encoding MIVRRRKTQPAGRLSTQAPLFLLLMVLPLLGFSLYSELSHMAEREAALHDEARRWLSVIEDEEAHVFTETDRLLDLLIDSGTAALAPDACMATLARQAGRYPNYLTVTITGADGVIRCASTSAALGFSIADRPTFLHVRDKGGGITGVSAPSRYSGKLMIPLVKRYDDAGGRFAGAVTGLIDVGWLEDLIQRKPLPPDTSLLIADRAGVVFARAPHDGGRRSLLPEHLRPLLIAAQPGVGEIREGQRRLITAWSPFGNGLKDTLTILSIDRDVRMAPISRAALRSVLLSAAVVLGAVAASGLALHRYLRYRERVEQALRRAQEHLSLVLSSVEAGVWEWDVRTDQVTWSTGLYRLFGVDNGFTPSFTSWLERLPADEQTAMHGLIQDLFSRRQTEYRLEHRILRSNGEACWLLSLGRVFYGHGGEAERMVGLTVDVTRSKKAEQALRQSEEHYRSLVESQTDIVVRLDTQGRYTFVNDTACRVFGRPYDELIGSHWQEFTVDEDVESVKVAIGRMEQDPSCRVVVEARVRAGRVTRWYLWEGGQTFDEQGRFTELQAVGRDITDRKLMEERLCLAKKEAELAASSKSRFLAAASHDLRQPMQSLILFAAALHRHVDAQGQEQLDHLERSLEALKGLLDSLLDVSRLDAGLVRPQIVDIPLSAVLDELDAAYRPIAEERGLSWSIIGCAGTVHSDRILLARLLRNLVENALRYTRAGGVTIRCRRDGDHLLIEVKDTGIGIPDDQRERIFEEFVQIGNVERNRRQGLGLGLAIVRRIARLLDYRIDVWSQEGKGSLFSVRVPRGSDERPQPTVGTADRPPVPRLRPDQLILVIDDEVLVGLALQAILQDWGCEVLTATTIDEALERLRRTSRCPDIILADYRLGGGVLGTEAITRLRHVCGRDIPALLLTGETAPAELREAATRGLSILHKPVTPHHLAEALNALPLDQAG